The DNA segment ATCGGGATGGACGACAGTAGCATTTCAGCTTTCCGAAATTTTTGAAAAGTCCATCCGTCGTCTGGAAACCGAGCTTCAAGGCATCAGCAACAATCAAATGGTGGGTGAGCTGCACATCGGAACCCTAGAGGGACTTTCTGATTTTGCTCTGAATACGTCTCGCTTGTGCTTTGAAGAAGTGGGTGTGAAAAAGATCACTCTAGATATTTTCGATCTGAATGAACTTGAAGCCAATTTCCTTTCTGGAAACTTAGATTTGATATTCACTTCCAAGACCCCAGGCCGTCAGAAATTTAAGTACCTGGCAGAACTTGGATTCCAAAGACTGGACAGAATTGAATCTTCGAAAAAATTCGCTGTTTTAAGTTCCTTTGAATACGGTCGTGCGAATAAAAAGGAGCTTGAGGCCTACCCTCACCTTTTTGTTTCAAACTCTTTAGCTATGCGCAGAGCTTGGTTTGATAAGCATGGTGGAACAGGACACTTACCGACAGAGGCAAAAAAAGGCCGCGCAAAAGACGCTGAGCCTGTGATGATGATTGGCTCAGAGCTTTTAAGTCCGGTGCTTTGGGAAAATCTTACGCAAGCAATTGAAGACTAAGGCCGTTATTTACGGCCTTTTTTTAGGTTGTAATCTTGATTCAACATATCTGCCACTTCCGCAGACTCATTGATTACACGCTGACTGATGGACACATGTTCGTTAAAATAACCGAAACCACGAATCATGCGAGTATTCCACATATCAGGCGTTACATTCTTAAGATCATATTTTACGTTTTTATAGATCTCTGAATCCCACAACTGATCCGCTTTTAATCCAGAGCGGTTGTCTAAAACCCAACGAATCGCAGGTTGAGCTACGTGACAACTCACGCAATCCAAGTTTTCAGGATTGAAGTTCTTCGGGTTTTCAACTCGGAAAGCCGCACGAACTTCATTGCGGATCATCTCTTCAGTGCCCTCACCCAAACGTGCTGATTCAGCGACTAGATAGTTAAAAGTATTTGCGCCTTTGGGAGCCGGAGAAATTCCTCCGCCAGAAAAATGATCAAAAGGAATCGCCGTGTTCACAAAAGCCTGGGAAGTGCGACCATTCAAACGAGGAACCGGGAACATATCCATGGCTCCATTTTCATAAGAAAAACCCGCGAACGCCCACATATCACCGGCTCCGCGCAAAACCATCACCGTCGCACGTGAAATATTTCCTAGGCCCGCATACTTTTTGATAACCGCATTGAAGTCTTGCAAAGAAGCACTTTGATCGCCTTCATTCGCCCAAGCTGGGTGCACTTGCAACGGAACGTACTGAGTGTTTGCAGGATATTTTTTCTTCCAAGCCGCCAGATCTTTCAACAAAGATTTAAATTCGTCGTCCGTCAAAACATAGAACGTGTGAACAGCGGCGTCGACGGATTGAATAGTTCCACGACGAGTGAGTTCGAAAGGCTGCCATACAAGACGAATTTGTTTTTGGCAGGATTGCGGAGTGGGCAGTGGAAAACAAGGATCGATACGAACGGCAACAACCTTGATGGCTTGGGCCGTTTGTTCACGGTTCATGTGCAAAGCTAGCGGAGGCATACGCTCAAGCATGGAAGCTGTTAAAAGAGCTCCCCCTTTACCCATGTCTTGAGTTCCTAAAAGACCATTTGCGGAAGCCTCTTTCGGTAAAGGCATCAGGTAAGAGACGTCATTAAGGTCCCAGGCCGCCTGCGCTTGCAGAGCCCATGTCACAATAAAAGCTAAAACGAATTTCATTCCCATTAGGTGCCTTTCCGCCCTTAGTAATTCAACAAGATTCGAATCCACCTAGGGCTAAATCCTCTAATTGAAAAGG comes from the Bdellovibrio bacteriovorus genome and includes:
- a CDS encoding LysR family transcriptional regulator; amino-acid sequence: MQQLYYELSVLAKAVNFKNLSAAALHVGLSQPQLSRIIAKIEDELKIVLLDRSAKRKSGWTTVAFQLSEIFEKSIRRLETELQGISNNQMVGELHIGTLEGLSDFALNTSRLCFEEVGVKKITLDIFDLNELEANFLSGNLDLIFTSKTPGRQKFKYLAELGFQRLDRIESSKKFAVLSSFEYGRANKKELEAYPHLFVSNSLAMRRAWFDKHGGTGHLPTEAKKGRAKDAEPVMMIGSELLSPVLWENLTQAIED